The following coding sequences are from one Desulfofundulus luciae window:
- the rpsF gene encoding 30S ribosomal protein S6, with protein sequence MRSYECVFILRPDLDDERAGEVAEKFKSLVENHGGEVTRLEKWGKRRLAYEIAHTREGLYMIMHFNAAPEVAQELDRVLKITEDVLRHIIVRQAA encoded by the coding sequence GTGCGCAGCTATGAATGTGTTTTCATTCTGCGCCCGGATCTTGACGATGAAAGGGCCGGCGAGGTGGCGGAAAAGTTCAAATCTCTCGTAGAAAACCATGGCGGGGAAGTCACCAGGCTGGAGAAATGGGGCAAGCGCCGCCTGGCCTACGAAATCGCCCACACCCGGGAAGGCCTGTACATGATCATGCATTTCAATGCCGCTCCGGAGGTGGCCCAGGAGCTGGACCGGGTACTCAAGATCACGGAAGACGTGCTGCGTCACATCATTGTGCGCCAGGCGGCTTAA
- a CDS encoding DUF951 domain-containing protein, with product MIRYQVGDVVRTRKPHPCGGDQWEVMRTGIDFRIRCLTCGRVVMIPRPKFEKSVRAIVRSGRDDNQTGK from the coding sequence GTGATCAGGTATCAGGTTGGTGATGTGGTAAGAACGCGCAAGCCCCACCCCTGCGGAGGTGACCAATGGGAAGTGATGCGCACCGGGATCGATTTTCGTATCAGGTGCCTCACCTGCGGGCGGGTGGTCATGATCCCCCGGCCGAAGTTCGAAAAAAGCGTGCGGGCAATTGTGCGCTCGGGTCGGGATGATAATCAAACAGGAAAATAA
- a CDS encoding YkuS family protein yields MAKKIAVEETLTGLRELLREQGYTVVNPGSNENVLATVVTGLDINTMNMQDITTKVPVIDAAGKTPDQILSRIKELE; encoded by the coding sequence ATGGCCAAAAAAATTGCTGTGGAAGAAACCTTAACGGGGTTAAGGGAGCTCCTGCGGGAGCAGGGTTATACGGTGGTAAACCCCGGCAGCAATGAAAATGTCCTGGCCACGGTGGTTACGGGGCTGGATATCAACACCATGAACATGCAGGACATTACCACAAAGGTACCGGTGATTGATGCGGCCGGTAAAACACCGGACCAGATTTTATCAAGAATTAAAGAACTGGAATAA
- a CDS encoding CvpA family protein, producing the protein MNWLDLILLWMIGWSTWRGVQTGLVAGLARLCGLLVGLVLAREFQAPLATYLRQQWPLEQWLNSWIASPAIGLVPGPLSGWNRYLAQGLLEVLSFVVILLVVARLIGWLGQLLAGAARFSFLGPVDRAGGLFLGIVRGIVAAAILLAVIFALQNAASSWLPGEPFPWLARAVESSRLVQFLTPVVEALQKLIPVFMARYT; encoded by the coding sequence TTGAACTGGCTTGATTTGATTCTGCTGTGGATGATTGGCTGGTCGACATGGCGGGGCGTTCAAACCGGCCTGGTGGCCGGCCTGGCCAGGCTGTGCGGCCTGCTTGTAGGCCTGGTCCTGGCCAGGGAATTTCAGGCCCCCCTGGCGACATACCTCAGGCAGCAATGGCCCCTGGAGCAATGGCTTAATTCCTGGATTGCCTCCCCTGCCATTGGTTTGGTTCCCGGGCCCCTGTCGGGATGGAACCGGTATCTGGCCCAGGGCCTGCTTGAAGTACTGTCATTTGTGGTCATTCTGCTGGTTGTGGCCCGCTTGATCGGATGGCTGGGACAACTACTGGCCGGGGCAGCCAGGTTCAGCTTTCTCGGTCCCGTGGACCGCGCCGGCGGGCTGTTCCTGGGCATTGTCCGGGGGATCGTGGCGGCGGCTATATTATTGGCCGTGATCTTTGCCCTTCAGAATGCAGCCAGCTCCTGGCTTCCCGGTGAGCCCTTCCCATGGCTTGCCCGGGCAGTTGAGTCATCTCGCCTGGTTCAATTCCTGACCCCCGTTGTTGAAGCGTTACAAAAGCTGATACCCGTTTTTATGGCCCGCTATACCTAA
- a CDS encoding YybS family protein, giving the protein MGSRLRHDALVEGAFFAGLTVVIALLGLFMPPLFLLSNLITPLPLAVLVRRQDLKTGALALAVATALLFVLYGRPVTVLMLVIQLGPLGLLLGLLFKNHVRAGPAVAVAAVVAAGLTLVTLVLGFLITGINPLAIGSQMHQDADHLLGWYRQQGFIEPGMEEELRRLLQEMMQLAALLLPANLVIWSLVSTFITYYLGQVVFRRLGYVVTPLPPFRQWQFPWYLVWVLILGLAFFMGGDALGKQVFSAIGKNLLYIGAFLYLVLGLAVVSFYFARWQLSRAVKILLAVTLLLYWPFAVLMLITLGLLDSLLNIRHSGRHGDKGGDK; this is encoded by the coding sequence TTGGGTTCCCGGTTGCGCCATGACGCTCTGGTGGAGGGGGCGTTTTTTGCCGGCCTGACGGTGGTCATCGCCCTCCTTGGTCTTTTTATGCCACCGCTGTTTCTTTTGAGCAACCTCATCACCCCCTTGCCCCTGGCCGTGCTTGTGCGGAGGCAGGATCTCAAAACCGGTGCCTTAGCCCTGGCGGTGGCGACGGCGCTTTTATTCGTGCTTTACGGGCGACCGGTTACCGTGCTGATGCTGGTCATCCAGCTGGGCCCCCTGGGCCTTTTACTGGGGCTGCTTTTTAAAAACCACGTGCGGGCCGGTCCTGCCGTAGCGGTAGCCGCCGTGGTTGCGGCCGGGTTGACCCTGGTGACCCTTGTTTTGGGCTTTTTAATTACGGGTATTAATCCCCTGGCCATCGGGTCCCAGATGCACCAGGACGCAGACCATCTCCTCGGGTGGTACCGCCAGCAGGGCTTTATCGAGCCGGGGATGGAAGAGGAGCTGCGCCGCCTGCTCCAGGAAATGATGCAGCTGGCCGCTCTTTTGCTGCCGGCTAACCTGGTTATCTGGTCACTGGTTTCCACCTTCATCACCTATTACCTGGGGCAAGTGGTTTTCCGGCGCCTGGGATACGTGGTTACGCCCCTGCCTCCTTTCAGACAATGGCAATTTCCCTGGTACCTTGTGTGGGTCCTGATCCTGGGGCTGGCCTTTTTCATGGGGGGTGATGCCCTGGGGAAGCAAGTTTTTTCCGCTATCGGAAAGAACCTTTTATACATTGGGGCTTTTCTTTACCTGGTTCTGGGGTTGGCTGTGGTCAGCTTTTATTTTGCCCGCTGGCAGCTCTCCAGGGCGGTAAAAATCCTGCTGGCCGTGACCCTGCTGCTGTACTGGCCCTTTGCAGTCCTTATGCTGATCACCCTGGGTTTACTGGATTCCCTGTTGAATATCAGGCATTCAGGTCGTCACGGTGATAAAGGAGGGGATAAATAA
- a CDS encoding mechanosensitive ion channel family protein — MESILGSPMMQVVLAQVAAVDWGKVLGTAIKILLILVLAFVVMRLGDAAVERFFNNWNKIGPVDGRRAQTLRTLLKSGLHYTVYFIAMVTILNLFGVRVEAILAGAGVVGLAVGFGAQNLVRDVITGFFILLEDQFAVGDYITAAGVSGTVEEMGLRVTRLRDFGGELHIIPNGQITQVTNHSRGNMRALVEVGVAYEEDLDRVTAVLQQVCEQAARDMADIIAEGPHVLGVVNFGQSDVVFRIIAYTKPMQQWYVERELRRRIKEAFDREGIEIPYPRRVVLSMSGGARRDQVSGW; from the coding sequence ATGGAAAGTATTTTAGGTTCACCAATGATGCAAGTGGTCCTGGCCCAGGTGGCCGCCGTTGACTGGGGTAAAGTATTAGGTACGGCCATCAAGATTTTACTCATCCTCGTGCTGGCCTTCGTGGTCATGCGCCTGGGCGACGCGGCTGTGGAACGTTTTTTCAATAACTGGAACAAGATTGGCCCCGTTGACGGCCGGCGGGCACAGACCCTGCGCACCCTGCTGAAAAGCGGCCTTCACTACACCGTCTACTTTATCGCCATGGTTACCATTTTGAACCTCTTCGGGGTGCGGGTCGAAGCCATCCTGGCCGGGGCCGGCGTGGTGGGCCTGGCCGTTGGCTTTGGCGCCCAGAACCTGGTCCGGGACGTGATCACCGGGTTTTTTATTCTGCTGGAGGACCAGTTTGCCGTCGGAGACTACATTACCGCGGCCGGGGTAAGCGGTACGGTGGAAGAGATGGGCCTGCGGGTGACCCGCCTGCGGGATTTTGGCGGGGAACTGCACATCATCCCTAACGGCCAGATTACTCAGGTCACCAATCACAGCCGGGGCAATATGCGGGCCCTGGTGGAAGTGGGCGTTGCCTACGAGGAAGACCTGGACCGCGTTACGGCTGTGCTGCAACAGGTCTGCGAGCAGGCTGCCCGGGACATGGCCGATATCATAGCCGAAGGCCCCCATGTGCTGGGGGTGGTAAATTTCGGTCAATCGGATGTGGTGTTCAGGATCATTGCCTACACCAAACCCATGCAGCAATGGTATGTGGAGCGGGAGCTGCGGCGCCGGATCAAAGAAGCCTTTGACCGGGAAGGCATCGAAATACCTTATCCCAGGCGGGTGGTGTTGAGCATGAGCGGAGGTGCAAGGCGTGATCAGGTATCAGGTTGGTGA
- a CDS encoding single-stranded DNA-binding protein: MLNKIILIGRLVREPELRYTPSGVAVARFTIAVDRPFANRQGERETDFIDIVVWQKQAEICTQYLGKGRLVAVEGRLQIRSYDDSQGVRRKAAEVVAEQVRFLDRPREGQATIGAGSNDIALAESGYSEVNFSEDDIPF; encoded by the coding sequence ATGCTCAATAAAATCATTCTAATCGGGCGACTGGTCAGGGAGCCCGAACTGCGGTACACGCCCAGCGGTGTGGCGGTGGCCAGATTTACCATAGCGGTGGACCGCCCCTTTGCCAACCGGCAGGGGGAGCGGGAGACTGATTTTATTGACATCGTGGTCTGGCAGAAGCAGGCGGAAATTTGTACGCAGTACCTGGGTAAAGGTCGGTTGGTGGCCGTGGAAGGCCGCCTGCAGATCCGTTCCTATGACGACAGCCAGGGAGTGCGGCGCAAGGCGGCCGAAGTGGTGGCCGAACAGGTGCGCTTCCTGGACCGGCCCCGGGAGGGCCAGGCTACTATAGGCGCCGGGAGCAATGACATTGCACTGGCTGAAAGTGGATACAGCGAAGTTAACTTCAGCGAGGACGATATACCCTTTTAA
- a CDS encoding aminopeptidase, whose product MTQNKKNQSGTTPVWAKLNSSEREEVMNLAEDYRQFVSAAKTERETIDLAVTTAQNRGFVPLEQSAALQPGERVFTTWRGKCMAMAVIGSEPLEKGLNVVGAHGDSPRLDLKPMPLYEEADLALFKTHYYGGIKKYHWVGIPLALHGVVVKEDGQVIKVVIGERETDPVFTIADLLPHLARDQMEKKMGEGITGEGLSLLVGGLPVAGGEVQEKIKQTVLDYLNREYGLQEEDFISAEIEAVPAWPARDVGLDGSMIGAYGQDDRVSVFTTLRAIVDLPAPSRTAVALFVDKEEIGSVGNTGMYSAFFTNFVAELAARIVPRYSELVLRRILASSRALSADVNAGLDPNYPDVMDKLNAARLGHGVVLTKYTGSGGKKGASDAHAEFMGLVRHLFNRHGVAWQSGLLGKVDQGGGGTIAYLLAMHGMDVVDCGVPLLGMHSPFEVAHKVDIYMAYRGYRAFLGA is encoded by the coding sequence ATGACACAGAACAAAAAGAATCAATCCGGCACAACTCCGGTTTGGGCAAAGCTGAACAGCTCGGAGCGGGAGGAGGTAATGAACCTGGCGGAAGATTATCGACAGTTCGTCTCCGCCGCTAAGACGGAACGGGAAACCATCGACCTGGCTGTTACGACGGCTCAAAACAGGGGGTTTGTTCCGCTGGAACAAAGCGCCGCCCTGCAACCGGGAGAGCGGGTTTTTACCACCTGGCGGGGCAAATGCATGGCCATGGCCGTCATCGGCAGCGAACCCCTGGAAAAAGGTTTGAACGTTGTGGGCGCCCACGGGGACAGCCCCCGCCTGGATTTAAAACCGATGCCGCTTTACGAAGAGGCGGACCTGGCCCTGTTTAAGACCCACTACTACGGGGGGATTAAAAAGTACCACTGGGTTGGCATTCCCCTGGCCCTGCACGGGGTGGTGGTAAAGGAAGACGGGCAGGTGATCAAAGTAGTCATTGGAGAAAGGGAAACGGACCCGGTCTTTACCATAGCCGACCTGCTCCCCCACCTGGCCAGGGACCAGATGGAGAAAAAAATGGGTGAAGGGATTACCGGAGAGGGATTGAGCCTTTTGGTGGGCGGCCTGCCGGTAGCCGGCGGGGAGGTGCAGGAAAAAATCAAGCAAACCGTGCTCGATTATCTGAACCGGGAATACGGGTTGCAGGAGGAAGATTTTATCAGCGCGGAAATTGAAGCCGTGCCGGCCTGGCCGGCCCGGGATGTGGGTTTGGATGGGAGCATGATTGGGGCCTACGGCCAGGATGACCGGGTGAGCGTTTTTACCACCCTGAGGGCCATAGTGGACTTGCCGGCCCCATCGCGAACGGCGGTAGCCCTCTTCGTGGACAAGGAGGAAATCGGCAGTGTGGGCAATACCGGGATGTACTCGGCCTTTTTCACCAATTTTGTGGCCGAGCTGGCCGCCCGGATTGTTCCCCGGTACAGTGAGCTGGTTTTGCGACGGATCCTGGCCAGCTCCCGGGCCCTTTCGGCCGATGTGAATGCCGGGCTCGACCCCAATTATCCCGATGTAATGGATAAACTGAATGCCGCCCGGCTGGGGCACGGCGTGGTTTTGACCAAGTACACGGGCTCCGGAGGTAAAAAGGGGGCCAGCGATGCCCACGCCGAGTTTATGGGCCTGGTGCGACACCTGTTTAACCGGCATGGTGTGGCCTGGCAGAGCGGCCTTTTAGGAAAAGTGGATCAGGGGGGCGGCGGTACCATTGCCTATCTGCTGGCCATGCATGGCATGGACGTGGTGGACTGCGGGGTTCCCCTGCTGGGGATGCATTCACCCTTTGAGGTGGCCCACAAGGTGGACATTTACATGGCTTACCGGGGATACCGGGCATTCCTCGGGGCTTAA
- a CDS encoding MazG-like family protein: protein MFGPHHHHDTDIAKNIRVIEWLKADLLASLSALFKAMLRGNEERLMDAFSSIIITCYVLGRRLGISFTRMDLKLESKLRQGIEEEHEMERWYGDLSALLAHLVEKKR, encoded by the coding sequence ATGTTCGGACCCCATCACCATCATGATACGGATATCGCCAAAAACATACGGGTAATTGAGTGGTTGAAGGCAGATTTACTGGCTTCCCTCTCTGCTTTGTTCAAAGCCATGCTGCGGGGTAATGAAGAACGGCTCATGGACGCCTTTAGCAGCATTATTATTACCTGTTACGTACTGGGGCGCCGGCTGGGGATTAGCTTTACCCGGATGGATCTCAAGCTGGAGTCCAAACTGCGCCAGGGTATAGAAGAGGAACACGAAATGGAACGGTGGTACGGGGATCTCTCCGCCCTGCTGGCCCACCTGGTAGAAAAAAAGAGGTGA
- a CDS encoding YkvI family membrane protein, whose translation MDLPGNGWFRQWFQVSALYVGTVIGAGFASGQEIMQFFIIYGEKGLWGVILATLLFGILGFQLMTFTTALGCSSYAELLPLLTGRGLARVVDWLSLAMLPGGLAVMLAGSGALINEQFGLPTELGAMLAALITALVILGGLEGVLVANMILVPVKVCIIALVCLLAVIHHGGWPELAEAGRPLAGAGRHWLWSSILYVSYNMVVPLAVLSSLGRSVEQRPGVVGGFTGGIALGITATLVTLAGLFFYPQIIRYQVPLLCIAGGLGEGWRHGLGMLIWLAIITTAIADAHGFASRLAPGGGRSYRLVGLGTILLTLPLARMDFTRLVQILYPLFGYAGLVITAGLLITPFKLKWLLKDWK comes from the coding sequence GTGGACTTGCCGGGAAACGGTTGGTTCCGGCAATGGTTTCAGGTCAGTGCCCTTTATGTTGGCACGGTGATTGGTGCCGGGTTTGCCTCCGGACAGGAAATCATGCAGTTCTTTATTATTTATGGAGAAAAAGGGCTCTGGGGCGTCATTTTAGCAACCCTGCTCTTTGGCATACTGGGATTTCAGTTGATGACCTTCACTACGGCCCTTGGGTGCAGCAGTTACGCGGAACTGCTCCCGCTCTTGACGGGGCGCGGGCTGGCCCGGGTGGTAGATTGGCTGAGCCTGGCCATGTTGCCGGGAGGACTGGCCGTAATGCTGGCCGGTAGCGGTGCCTTAATCAATGAACAATTCGGCCTTCCCACGGAACTGGGGGCAATGCTGGCCGCACTGATCACGGCCCTGGTCATTTTGGGCGGGCTGGAAGGGGTACTCGTGGCAAACATGATCCTGGTGCCGGTGAAAGTATGCATTATCGCCCTGGTTTGCCTTCTCGCCGTTATTCACCACGGCGGGTGGCCTGAGCTTGCGGAAGCAGGCAGGCCACTGGCCGGTGCAGGCCGGCACTGGCTCTGGTCCAGCATACTTTACGTGTCCTACAACATGGTTGTGCCGCTGGCCGTATTGTCCTCACTGGGGCGCAGTGTGGAGCAAAGGCCGGGGGTTGTGGGAGGGTTTACCGGCGGGATTGCCCTGGGCATCACGGCAACTCTGGTCACCCTGGCGGGGCTGTTTTTTTATCCCCAGATAATACGCTACCAGGTGCCGCTTTTGTGTATTGCCGGCGGCCTCGGGGAAGGCTGGCGGCATGGGCTGGGTATGTTGATCTGGCTGGCCATTATAACCACCGCCATTGCGGACGCCCATGGCTTTGCCAGCCGGCTGGCTCCCGGCGGGGGCCGGTCCTACCGCCTGGTGGGTCTGGGGACTATTTTACTCACCCTTCCCCTGGCCAGGATGGATTTTACCCGGCTGGTACAAATACTTTACCCACTGTTTGGTTATGCCGGCCTGGTGATCACGGCTGGCCTCCTGATCACGCCCTTTAAGTTAAAGTGGCTCCTCAAGGACTGGAAATAG
- the yyaC gene encoding spore protease YyaC produces the protein MVDKAQDIQDFMAGGKTRVHIEDPMAAKKFGYDLLARLERNGGLSGQPLVLLCIGTDRSTGDCLGPLVGTRLASTSQDLFAVYGTLDQPVHARNLREKMDEIYRVHQNPLVIAVDASLGSVDSVGFITIGDGALHPGAGVNKKLPPVGEIHITGIVNVGGFMEYLVLQNTRLNLVMRMAEVITQGILQTVSLCTKKETREI, from the coding sequence ATGGTTGACAAGGCCCAGGATATACAGGATTTTATGGCCGGCGGAAAGACAAGGGTTCATATAGAAGATCCCATGGCGGCGAAAAAATTTGGTTATGATCTTTTAGCCCGCCTGGAGCGAAACGGCGGGCTGTCCGGCCAGCCTCTGGTTCTTTTGTGTATTGGTACCGACCGGTCAACCGGCGACTGTCTCGGGCCGCTGGTGGGCACCAGGCTGGCCTCCACCAGCCAGGATCTTTTTGCCGTTTACGGCACCCTGGACCAGCCGGTGCATGCCCGCAATTTGCGGGAAAAGATGGATGAAATCTACCGGGTGCACCAGAATCCCCTGGTAATCGCCGTGGATGCATCCCTGGGCAGTGTGGACAGCGTAGGCTTTATTACCATAGGGGATGGTGCCCTGCACCCGGGAGCCGGAGTAAATAAAAAACTGCCTCCGGTGGGTGAGATTCATATCACCGGCATTGTTAACGTGGGCGGTTTTATGGAGTACCTGGTCCTGCAGAACACCAGGCTGAATCTGGTTATGCGCATGGCCGAAGTTATTACCCAGGGGATATTGCAGACCGTATCCCTCTGTACTAAAAAAGAAACCCGGGAAATTTGA
- the larC gene encoding nickel pincer cofactor biosynthesis protein LarC, giving the protein MNIAYLDCVGGISGEMLLAALMDGGANARELISQLNLLHLSGFEVRVTEEIKGGWRGIRLLFSVDTPFRSSYQLGDVLGLIASSSLPAPIKNTVVRIFERLACAEARVRGISPREVCFEGGQFIKSVLAVTGSCLALFMLQVERVYCSPLPVGHGPLISAGGVVPVPAPATAELMRGVPVYTVDAEGELVTADGAAIATTLAAEFGPLPPMQIAGIGYGIGAHSFPVPNLLRVFVGKKDIQGSSTGTPGSDDTVLVIETDIDDMNPEFFPYVDHLLRQAGALDVFLISTIMKKGRPGTRLTVLCPPALEEALLGIIFRETTTLGVRIRQERRRVLNRHQIQVQTPWGQVGVKVAYVEPDNPLQLSPEYEDCRRLAGSSGRPIQEIYHAARQAALDKLHD; this is encoded by the coding sequence GTGAACATAGCCTACCTTGATTGTGTGGGTGGTATCAGCGGGGAGATGCTCCTGGCGGCCTTAATGGACGGGGGAGCAAACGCCCGGGAGCTGATAAGCCAGCTCAATCTTCTGCATCTCAGCGGCTTTGAAGTCAGGGTCACAGAAGAAATAAAGGGGGGTTGGCGGGGGATCCGGTTATTGTTTTCCGTGGATACACCGTTCCGGTCTTCTTACCAGCTTGGCGACGTCCTGGGGCTCATTGCCTCAAGTTCCCTGCCTGCGCCAATTAAAAATACTGTCGTCCGCATTTTTGAGCGCCTTGCCTGTGCCGAAGCCAGGGTGCGGGGGATCTCCCCCCGGGAGGTTTGTTTTGAGGGTGGGCAATTCATAAAATCCGTCCTGGCCGTAACAGGCAGTTGCCTGGCCCTTTTCATGCTACAGGTGGAGCGGGTTTACTGCTCCCCCTTGCCGGTGGGCCACGGCCCCCTGATTAGTGCCGGTGGCGTTGTGCCCGTCCCGGCCCCGGCCACGGCAGAGTTGATGCGGGGGGTTCCCGTATACACGGTAGATGCTGAAGGGGAACTGGTTACTGCTGACGGCGCAGCCATCGCCACCACGCTGGCTGCGGAATTTGGCCCGCTGCCGCCCATGCAAATTGCCGGCATCGGCTACGGCATCGGCGCCCACAGTTTTCCTGTTCCTAACTTGTTGCGGGTATTTGTGGGCAAGAAGGACATCCAGGGCTCAAGCACTGGAACGCCCGGTAGCGACGATACGGTGCTGGTCATAGAAACTGACATCGACGATATGAATCCCGAGTTTTTTCCGTACGTGGATCACCTGTTGCGGCAGGCCGGCGCCCTGGACGTGTTTCTTATTTCCACCATCATGAAGAAAGGGCGTCCCGGCACCCGTTTAACGGTTCTCTGCCCTCCCGCCCTGGAGGAAGCCCTGCTGGGCATTATTTTCCGGGAAACAACCACCCTGGGGGTACGGATCAGGCAGGAGCGGCGACGCGTTCTCAACCGGCATCAGATTCAGGTGCAGACACCATGGGGGCAGGTCGGGGTGAAGGTGGCCTATGTGGAGCCGGATAATCCCCTGCAGCTCAGTCCGGAATACGAGGACTGCCGCCGGCTGGCCGGGAGCTCGGGCCGCCCCATCCAGGAAATCTACCACGCCGCCCGGCAGGCGGCCCTGGATAAACTTCACGATTAG
- the rpsR gene encoding 30S ribosomal protein S18, with protein MAKRERGRRGKKRICNFCVDKIDIIDYKDVPRLKKYITERGKILPRRISGNCARHQRMLTVAIKRARNIALLPFTAE; from the coding sequence TTGGCGAAGAGGGAAAGGGGACGCCGGGGCAAGAAACGCATTTGCAACTTCTGCGTGGATAAAATAGACATTATCGATTACAAGGATGTACCCCGGCTGAAAAAATACATTACCGAGCGGGGTAAGATTTTACCCCGGCGCATATCCGGGAACTGTGCCCGGCACCAGCGGATGCTGACCGTGGCCATTAAAAGGGCGCGAAACATAGCCCTCCTGCCTTTTACAGCCGAGTAA
- a CDS encoding phosphoribosyltransferase, with amino-acid sequence MIFSDRVEAGRKLAKEMAGACKNNGLVLAIPRGGVVVGAEIARSLGMPIDVIIPRKIGAPHNPEVAIGAVTQDGTTFFNHSLLAFLGLEEKDLTGLVEEQKREIKRRMILYRGGVEYPDYSGRCIIVVDDGIATGYTAQAALRWIRQKFKPQKLILAVPVAPRDTLDRLEDEVDHLVVLAVPDDFYAVGQFYRDFSQTTDQEVIQILKEGTAQQA; translated from the coding sequence ATGATTTTTTCCGACCGTGTTGAAGCGGGTAGAAAGTTGGCCAAAGAAATGGCTGGCGCCTGCAAGAACAACGGATTGGTGCTGGCCATACCCCGGGGAGGGGTGGTGGTGGGGGCGGAAATCGCCCGGTCACTGGGCATGCCCATCGACGTGATTATCCCCAGAAAAATTGGGGCGCCGCACAATCCAGAGGTGGCCATCGGAGCAGTGACGCAGGACGGAACAACCTTTTTCAACCATTCATTGCTTGCTTTTCTGGGGTTGGAAGAAAAAGATCTGACCGGTCTCGTGGAAGAACAGAAAAGGGAAATAAAAAGGCGGATGATCCTGTACCGGGGCGGGGTTGAATACCCGGATTACAGCGGGCGGTGCATTATCGTTGTTGACGATGGCATAGCCACCGGCTACACGGCGCAGGCAGCCCTGCGCTGGATCCGGCAAAAATTTAAGCCCCAGAAGCTCATTTTGGCCGTTCCGGTGGCGCCGCGGGACACCCTGGACCGGCTGGAAGACGAGGTGGACCATCTGGTGGTACTGGCAGTTCCGGACGATTTTTACGCCGTGGGGCAGTTTTACCGGGATTTCAGCCAGACCACCGATCAGGAAGTGATCCAGATATTAAAAGAAGGAACGGCTCAACAGGCGTAA
- the rplI gene encoding 50S ribosomal protein L9, which produces MKVILLEDVKNLGPRGAVVNVSDGYARNFLIPRRLAVEASPGKMKELAQQKAVEARKKEEAEARARELAARLDGLTVQVKAKVGEGGRLFGAVNSKDIAEALERQHQIAVDKKKILLKEPIKQLGEQTLVVKLHPNVQAQVKVAVIPAE; this is translated from the coding sequence ATGAAGGTTATCTTGCTGGAAGACGTGAAAAATCTCGGCCCCAGGGGTGCCGTGGTGAATGTTAGCGACGGCTATGCCCGGAACTTTTTAATACCCCGGCGGCTGGCGGTGGAGGCTTCGCCGGGGAAAATGAAGGAGCTGGCCCAGCAAAAGGCCGTCGAGGCCAGGAAAAAGGAAGAGGCCGAGGCACGGGCCAGGGAGCTGGCCGCCCGGCTGGATGGGCTCACCGTACAGGTAAAGGCAAAGGTCGGCGAGGGCGGCCGGTTGTTTGGCGCGGTAAACAGCAAGGATATCGCCGAAGCCCTGGAACGGCAGCACCAGATTGCCGTAGACAAGAAAAAGATCCTGCTCAAGGAACCCATCAAACAGCTGGGTGAACAAACCCTGGTGGTTAAACTTCACCCCAACGTACAGGCACAGGTCAAGGTAGCAGTAATTCCCGCAGAATAA